In Candidatus Abyssobacteria bacterium SURF_5, the following are encoded in one genomic region:
- a CDS encoding complex I NDUFA9 subunit family protein, with amino-acid sequence MNIFISGGTGFIGSHSAARLIDAGHHVRLLSPKGPGHAQGLPQEHAEFVGGDLLDPDSLKGKMDGVDVAVNFVGIIVEVGEATFERVHVHGLHNLLWEAKRAGVKRFVHISALGTSDRPVSEYFRTKWQAEQLIKNSGIPYVILRPSLVFGPEDKFFNMLKPMLYLPIVPVAGGGKTRFQPIYVEDIASCIVASVEQEKPLNGIWEIAGPDQFTFDEMLDQMADVMGKAHRLKLHIPMPVMMLVARVVEKLFPKPFVTTDQLKMLSLDNATAENSLTDVFGVQPHVFRDTLRKYWGT; translated from the coding sequence ATGAATATCTTCATTTCCGGAGGGACCGGCTTCATCGGCAGTCATTCGGCGGCTCGACTGATCGATGCCGGCCATCATGTGCGGCTCCTGAGCCCGAAGGGGCCGGGGCATGCACAAGGCCTTCCGCAGGAACACGCGGAATTTGTCGGCGGAGACCTCCTCGATCCGGATTCGCTGAAGGGGAAAATGGACGGCGTCGACGTTGCGGTCAATTTCGTCGGGATCATCGTCGAGGTCGGGGAAGCCACGTTTGAGCGCGTTCACGTCCACGGACTTCACAACTTGCTGTGGGAAGCAAAGAGAGCAGGCGTAAAGCGCTTTGTGCACATCAGTGCCCTGGGCACCAGCGACAGGCCCGTCAGCGAATATTTCCGCACAAAATGGCAGGCCGAGCAGCTTATCAAGAACAGCGGAATCCCATATGTCATTTTGAGGCCGTCGCTGGTTTTCGGGCCTGAGGACAAGTTTTTCAACATGCTCAAGCCGATGCTTTACTTGCCTATCGTCCCCGTTGCCGGCGGCGGCAAGACGAGGTTCCAGCCGATATATGTCGAGGATATCGCATCGTGCATAGTGGCGTCGGTCGAGCAGGAAAAGCCGCTGAACGGGATTTGGGAAATCGCGGGCCCCGACCAGTTCACGTTCGATGAGATGCTCGATCAGATGGCCGATGTGATGGGAAAGGCGCACCGCCTCAAACTGCATATCCCCATGCCGGTGATGATGTTGGTCGCGCGCGTGGTCGAAAAACTTTTTCCAAAGCCGTTTGTCACCACGGACCAGCTAAAAATGCTCTCGCTCGATAACGCAACCGCCGAGAATTCCCTGACCGACGTCTTCGGAGTTCAGCCCCATGTTTTCCGCGACACCTTGCGGAAGTACTGGGGAACATGA
- a CDS encoding hydrogenase — MLRPSKLFFLFAALMSLFLALGFLAYLRQILASIGVAGINNPVNWGVYITNFVFWVGLAHSGTLISAILFLFLAKWRTSINRIAEGMTVIAIMTAGLYPLIHLGRVWVAYYLLPYPNYRQLWPNFKSPLLWDVVAITTYMLVSMMFFYLGLLPDVATVRDRSTGLKKTIYGILSLGWRGGYRQWHHYEMAYLLLAALATPLVISVHSVVSWDFAVSVVPGWHSTIFAPYFVAGAIFSGVAMIIIVLLPIRKFYELESLITHRHFDMLSKILIFMSLIVTYSYFVESFIAWYSGNVYEQHAYFNRAFGEYSYLFWTMVFFNCLLPLSLFSHRLRMNLRYVYIVSIGVVIGMWVERFVIIVTSLSEDYNPYAWGLYFPTLIEWGIMLGTWGLFFLLFISLMKVFPAVAISELKSQLHREGGETHE, encoded by the coding sequence ATGCTGCGTCCGAGCAAGCTGTTTTTTCTTTTCGCGGCGCTGATGTCCCTATTCCTGGCTCTCGGATTTCTCGCATATCTGCGCCAGATATTGGCTTCTATCGGGGTGGCGGGCATCAACAACCCCGTCAACTGGGGCGTCTACATAACAAATTTTGTTTTCTGGGTCGGTCTCGCCCATTCCGGCACGCTCATTTCAGCCATCCTTTTCCTGTTCCTGGCGAAATGGAGGACGAGCATAAACCGGATTGCTGAAGGGATGACCGTTATCGCGATCATGACGGCGGGACTTTACCCTCTCATTCACCTGGGGCGTGTATGGGTCGCGTATTATCTGTTGCCGTATCCGAATTACCGGCAGCTCTGGCCGAACTTCAAGAGCCCGCTCTTGTGGGACGTCGTCGCAATTACCACCTACATGCTGGTCAGCATGATGTTCTTCTATTTGGGGCTTCTTCCGGATGTCGCGACCGTTCGTGATCGGTCAACCGGTCTCAAGAAGACGATCTACGGAATCCTCTCCCTCGGGTGGCGGGGCGGATACCGGCAGTGGCACCACTACGAGATGGCTTACCTGCTATTGGCGGCGCTGGCAACTCCGCTCGTGATCTCCGTGCATAGCGTCGTGAGTTGGGATTTTGCCGTCTCGGTCGTCCCCGGCTGGCACAGCACAATTTTCGCGCCGTATTTTGTTGCGGGCGCGATCTTTTCGGGGGTGGCGATGATCATCATCGTGCTGCTGCCGATCAGGAAATTCTATGAGCTCGAGTCGCTGATCACGCATCGCCATTTCGACATGCTTTCAAAAATCCTCATTTTCATGAGCCTCATTGTGACGTACTCGTATTTCGTTGAATCCTTCATCGCATGGTACAGCGGCAACGTGTATGAGCAGCACGCCTACTTCAATCGCGCTTTCGGCGAATACAGTTACCTCTTCTGGACCATGGTATTCTTCAATTGCCTTTTGCCGCTGTCCCTGTTCAGCCATCGCCTGCGCATGAACCTGAGATATGTCTACATCGTTTCGATCGGCGTGGTCATCGGGATGTGGGTCGAGCGCTTCGTTATCATCGTCACCAGCCTTTCCGAGGACTACAATCCGTATGCCTGGGGATTGTATTTCCCGACGTTGATCGAGTGGGGCATCATGTTGGGTACCTGGGGGCTGTTCTTCCTCTTGTTTATCTCATTGATGAAGGTGTTCCCTGCTGTCGCCATCAGCGAGCTGAAGAGCCAACTGCATAGAGAGGGCGGAGAAACACATGAGTGA
- a CDS encoding 6-phosphofructokinase: protein MEIERIGVLTGGGDAPGLNAVIRAIVIAADQHGIEVIGIKRGWAGLLDGGEAELLTVDQVDDIHRTGGTVLRTSRTNPVKHPNGMEQIRRNLEKYHIDALIAIGGDDTLGVANKLHLEGIKVVGVPKTIDNDLCGTDYTFGFDTAINIATEAMDRLHTTAKSHDRVLIVEIMGRYAGWLAMNAGMAGGAHIILLPEEKFDPDEVADIVKKRRESGRNYTIIAVSEGAVPADAREFITQDDKVDEFGHVKLGGIAKRLAKVIEKKTGQETRSVELGHVQRGGAPSAFDRVLGARLGLKAVNLLLEGKFGQMPALQGTTIINIPLEQAIGKLKLVDKSFIDEMKIFRGR, encoded by the coding sequence ATGGAAATTGAACGTATCGGAGTATTGACCGGTGGGGGCGACGCCCCAGGACTCAACGCCGTCATTCGAGCAATTGTCATTGCGGCCGACCAACACGGAATCGAAGTGATAGGGATAAAACGCGGGTGGGCCGGACTTCTCGATGGGGGAGAAGCGGAACTGCTCACGGTCGATCAGGTTGACGATATCCATCGAACCGGCGGGACTGTCTTGCGGACCTCGAGAACCAACCCGGTGAAACACCCGAACGGGATGGAACAGATCAGGAGGAACCTCGAAAAATATCACATCGACGCGCTCATTGCGATCGGCGGAGACGATACTCTGGGAGTGGCGAACAAGCTGCACTTGGAGGGCATAAAAGTTGTCGGGGTTCCAAAAACGATCGATAACGATTTGTGCGGCACCGATTACACCTTCGGTTTTGATACGGCAATTAATATTGCGACCGAGGCGATGGACCGCCTTCACACAACGGCAAAGTCGCACGACAGAGTGCTGATTGTCGAGATCATGGGCCGCTACGCGGGCTGGCTGGCTATGAATGCCGGCATGGCCGGCGGTGCTCATATAATCCTTCTTCCCGAAGAGAAATTTGATCCCGATGAGGTGGCGGATATCGTCAAGAAGCGCCGCGAATCGGGCAGAAATTATACCATTATAGCGGTCTCGGAGGGAGCGGTGCCTGCGGATGCTCGCGAGTTCATCACTCAGGACGACAAAGTGGACGAATTCGGCCATGTGAAGCTTGGCGGGATCGCGAAACGGCTTGCGAAGGTCATCGAGAAGAAAACAGGGCAGGAGACGCGCTCGGTAGAGTTGGGCCACGTCCAGCGTGGAGGCGCCCCATCGGCCTTTGATCGGGTTCTGGGCGCCAGGCTTGGCCTGAAGGCGGTGAACCTGTTGCTCGAAGGCAAATTCGGGCAGATGCCCGCTCTCCAAGGGACGACAATTATTAATATCCCTCTGGAGCAGGCTATCGGGAAGCTGAAGCTGGTGGATAAATCCTTCATCGACGAGATGAAGATTTTCAGGGGGAGATGA
- a CDS encoding DUF3341 domain-containing protein, with protein MSERCESIAIYSTAEALARAVQAAQSLNMEIIDICSPIPLPEMEELVPRRPSQVRWFALIGCLTGAAFGLWLQIYTVLSWPIPVGGKPIVSLSAFVVIAFELTILFGATATFAGFLFTSRLPRIGGIYHPGCSQNEFALVVRHESPQCEKVHSALKNEGTLDVRLLEGEGRG; from the coding sequence ATGAGTGAGCGTTGTGAAAGCATCGCAATCTATTCAACGGCAGAAGCACTCGCACGCGCCGTGCAAGCGGCCCAGTCATTGAACATGGAAATAATCGACATCTGCAGCCCTATTCCACTGCCCGAGATGGAGGAACTCGTGCCGCGCCGGCCGAGCCAGGTGCGCTGGTTTGCGCTCATCGGCTGCCTCACGGGCGCCGCATTCGGCCTGTGGCTTCAGATTTACACCGTGCTGTCGTGGCCGATTCCGGTTGGCGGAAAGCCGATAGTCAGCCTGTCGGCCTTCGTAGTCATTGCATTCGAGCTGACAATCCTTTTCGGGGCCACGGCCACTTTTGCAGGATTTCTGTTCACCTCGCGACTGCCGCGCATCGGCGGCATCTATCATCCAGGATGCTCGCAGAATGAATTTGCGCTTGTGGTCCGGCACGAGTCGCCACAATGCGAGAAAGTCCACTCCGCACTGAAAAACGAGGGGACACTTGACGTAAGACTGCTTGAAGGAGAAGGAAGAGGTTAG
- a CDS encoding aspartate ammonia-lyase: protein MRRVKQAAGTRTERDSLGEKAVPADAYYGIQTARALENFRASGLRHPPSLLRAYASIKKAAARANLDLGVIDRRRANAIVWACDAILGGAHADQFGLDVYQAGAGTSFNMNVNEVIANLALEKLGRRRGDYRYLSPNDHVNMAQSTNDTFPTAMNIAALLEVHLLDAALRKLISAFRGKGRRFRRVAKSARTHLQDAVPITLGQEFEAYADAIEAARQEIVRRSDLLKEVALGGTAVGTGLNAHPKYPQAAVGYLARITGVRLRPARNRISAIQSNHRIAAVSGSVRDLALELTRISNDLRLLSSGPTTGIFEINLPAVQPGSSIMPGKVNPVMAECLNMICFQVIGHDLTVSLAVQAGQFDLNVMMPLMAYNLLQSMRLLSSYLPDFIEKCITGITANEERCRRYFEGSVALATALNPHIGYLNAAEIAHQSLLTGESIKKLAIQRGIMTEEQFEAVTDPLHTNAPRSKGRTKDKKRRRRKWLKSQKQLRKS, encoded by the coding sequence ATGCGCCGGGTAAAACAGGCCGCCGGCACAAGGACCGAAAGAGATTCGCTTGGCGAGAAGGCGGTTCCAGCCGATGCGTATTACGGCATCCAGACCGCGCGAGCGCTTGAAAATTTTCGCGCCAGCGGATTGAGGCACCCTCCTTCGCTGCTGCGAGCTTATGCCTCGATCAAGAAGGCAGCCGCCCGGGCGAATCTGGACTTGGGAGTAATCGACAGGCGCCGCGCGAACGCGATCGTATGGGCGTGCGACGCGATTTTGGGCGGAGCGCATGCCGACCAGTTCGGTCTGGATGTTTACCAGGCGGGCGCGGGCACATCGTTCAATATGAACGTCAACGAAGTCATTGCGAACCTCGCGCTCGAAAAGCTGGGAAGGCGGCGCGGCGATTACCGATATCTCAGTCCGAACGACCACGTCAATATGGCCCAATCGACAAATGATACGTTCCCGACCGCGATGAATATTGCGGCATTGCTCGAGGTCCATCTGTTGGATGCCGCGCTTCGAAAGCTGATATCGGCCTTTCGCGGCAAAGGCCGCAGGTTCAGGCGAGTCGCAAAGTCCGCCCGAACTCATCTTCAGGACGCCGTACCAATCACATTGGGGCAGGAATTCGAAGCATACGCCGATGCCATTGAGGCGGCAAGACAGGAAATTGTTCGGCGGTCCGATCTTCTCAAGGAGGTGGCGCTGGGAGGAACCGCGGTAGGGACCGGATTGAACGCGCACCCGAAATATCCGCAGGCGGCTGTTGGGTATCTTGCGAGAATCACCGGGGTGCGGTTGCGACCGGCTCGAAACCGCATATCTGCCATTCAGTCGAACCACCGGATAGCCGCGGTCTCGGGGTCTGTGCGGGACCTGGCGCTCGAGTTGACTCGCATCTCGAACGATTTGCGCCTGCTGAGTTCCGGACCAACGACAGGCATCTTCGAGATCAACCTGCCGGCGGTACAACCCGGTTCCTCGATAATGCCGGGGAAGGTGAATCCGGTGATGGCCGAATGTCTGAATATGATCTGCTTCCAGGTGATCGGTCACGACTTGACAGTTTCTTTGGCGGTGCAGGCCGGGCAATTCGATCTCAACGTCATGATGCCGCTGATGGCTTATAACCTCCTCCAGTCGATGCGACTCCTTTCCTCGTACCTGCCGGACTTCATCGAGAAGTGTATTACGGGGATTACCGCAAATGAAGAACGCTGCAGGAGGTATTTCGAGGGGTCGGTCGCCCTTGCTACGGCGCTGAACCCTCACATTGGATACCTGAATGCAGCCGAGATAGCGCACCAGTCGCTTCTCACGGGCGAATCAATTAAGAAGCTGGCCATTCAGCGCGGAATCATGACGGAGGAGCAATTCGAGGCGGTAACCGATCCCCTTCATACGAATGCGCCCAGGAGCAAGGGCAGAACCAAAGACAAAAAAAGGAGAAGGCGAAAATGGCTGAAGTCCCAAAAACAATTGAGGAAATCGTAA
- a CDS encoding rubredoxin, with protein sequence MQKYVCTVCGYIYDPALGDPENGVQPGTAFADVPEDWVCPLCGVAKDMFEEVVD encoded by the coding sequence ATGCAAAAATACGTTTGTACCGTTTGCGGCTATATCTATGATCCCGCACTGGGCGACCCGGAAAACGGAGTTCAGCCGGGAACGGCCTTCGCCGATGTTCCGGAAGATTGGGTATGTCCTTTGTGTGGTGTCGCGAAGGACATGTTCGAAGAGGTTGTCGATTAA